The segment AGATTTAAGCTTTGCCTTCGGCGCTCGGTCGCAGGTTAAACGCGACGTCGTTGCGGCCTCTCGCCGCCAGAAACGCGATCTCAATGGAGCAGGCTTGAACTTTCTGCAAACGATTCCTGTTTGGGCCCTGCTCTTTTTCTTCTTCATTGCACCGTCGACACACGGTCAGACTCAGCCACCGACGCCTGAGCTCAGCAGGCTGTTGGAAGTTTGCCACATCGTCGCCGATCACCACGCTGAACCGCCGACGATGCAGCAGCTGGTTTTGCTGGCTGCAAAGTCCATTCACCACTCGCAAGAAACCGTTTCGGCAAAAGACCTGAGCCAACAGATTTCGAGGCTCCGGACGGACCAGGAATTCCTGTCGCTGCTGCAATCGACCATCAAAAATTCCGACGCTTTTGACGCAACCGTTGCGATCGAGAACTTCCTGGAGCGAATCCCCGGCACCGGACGGTTGATAGATCTTGAAGCCGCCAAACATGACGTTCAGGCCAAACCGAACGGGCTCGTTGGCGTTGGCATCGCTCTTTCCATTGAGCAAAACCAGCCGCTCATTTCGGAATGTTTCTACGGCGGACCTGCCTCAATAGCTGGTGTAAAAAGCAACGATACAATCCTCGAAATCGATGGCAAGCCGACTGCAGGGCAAAGTCTCAACGAAATCGTCAGCCAGCTTCGCGGAGCAGCGGATTCCAAAGTAGCACTGCTCTTGCAACATCCGACCGCAGGGACACGCACCGTTGTTGTTACGAGAAACGTAACCTTTATCCCCACCGTGACCGGTGCCTTTCAAAATGACGATGGCAAATGGAATTATCGGCTGAAGGACCATCCGGAACTGGCGTTGCTGCGGATCGATCGCTTCGGAAACGGAACTGCCGAAGAACTTGAAAAACTCAGCCTTTTGCTCGACCGCACACGGCCTGCCGGCATCATCCTCGACCTACGAGCCGGCGGAGGAGCATTGCATGACGTCGTTAACGTCGCCGACAAGTTTCTTGACGCGGGAAGAATCGGAAGCACAACGATCGCTGAAGCCGAAACCATTCACCGGTCGAACGACGGTTGCCTGTTTGAGGATATTCCGATCGTTGTGCTGACTTCGACGACATCCAGCTCCAGCAGCGCATTTCTTGCCGCCGCACTGCAAGACCGCGATCGGGCCGTTGTCGTTGGCGAACCGACCAACGGAGCGTCTTACCTTCGCAGTCAATTCGATTTGAACAACGGAGACAAAGTCATCATCCCGTCGGGCTACATCCGGCGCATCAACGGTACGAAGCTGTTCACGCTCGAAAACCCGATCTTGATCACTCACAATGCTCGGCGACGCATGCGAGACGAAAACTTCAATCGCAAATCTGCCAACATGGTGTTTCCAAATTTCGTCGTATTCGCCGATCGGAACACGCCTGAGTTATTGGCGGCGGTAAGCAAACAACCCGAATCAAAAACCCACAACGACCCAATTTTGACCAACGCCGTTTCGGTGCTTCGTCGAATGACGGGCAGCACGGACTGATCTACAATCTCCGCCATCGCACTTCCCCACAAAGATTCCAAGCTCGCAAAAATGATTGAAATTAGCGCTGACGTTATCCTTCTCGACATCGAAGGCACCACCTCATCGATCGACTTTGTCCACGACGTCATGTTTCCGTTTGCACGAAAGCGGGTTCCCGGCTTTGTTGCGTCGAACTGGGATTCTCCGGAGCTCAACGGATGCATCGAACTGCTGTCCGAAGACCTTGGCAAAGAATCAGTCGCAGCCTGGCTTTCGGGTAACGCCGAATCGAATCAGCAATCCGTCATCGATGCGGTGGTCGACATGATTGACAACGACGTCAAAGCAACCGGACTTAAACAGCTTCAGGGCATCATTTGGAAATCGGGTTTCCACAGCGGCGAACTGGTGGCTCATTTATATAAGGACACCGCACCAGCACTCGAGCGTTGGAAAGATGCGGGGCTCGATCTGCGAATCTATTCATCCGGCAGCATCGCCGCCCAGAAGCTGTTTTTCGGGCACAGTGTCGCGGGAGATCTGCTGCATCTGTTTTCGGCGAACTACGACACAACGACGGGGCCGAAGAAAGAAGCGGAGAGCTATCACCGAATCGCGGCCGATATTGGAGTCGATGCGGATCAAATCGTTTTTGTTAGCGATGTTCCCGCCGAATTGGACGCCGCCGCCGAAGCAGGATTTCAAACCGTGCTTAGTTTGCGTCCCGGAAATGCTGTTGTTGAGAACGCCGACGACTACCAGCAAATTGAGTCATTTGAGCAGCTTTTGGTCGCGCCAAACCAACTGTCCTAGCAGTAACTTGCCGCCATTGCTGAAGCCATCATTTTTGGCTTCGTTTTGTTCACCGCGAAACTATTTGCCTAAAAAGCCATTCGATGGAGTGGGCATCAACCTCGTCGACAAACGGCTCTGGCGTTGTTCAGTACAGGCCATATCGTCCGAAACGCCGCAAATAGTGGCCTTTTCTGTAAAGCTAACTGCCGCGAAACAGGTCTCGGCAAAACGCATCAGCTAAATTCACAATTGGCCAAATTTGTGCCCTTGCTAACGCAAGCCCAAATATATTGCGGGGCTTAGGGCGCCTTTCTGAGAGAAATGCGCGAATTTATGGTTAAATAATTCTGCTTTGGGGTATAATTCTGCAACCTTATGAAATTAATCCTTGGTCTTTTTTTGAGTGATTTATGAAACGTTCACAGAAGCGATATGGCTTCACCCTCGTTGAGCTTTTGGTCGTCATTGCCATCATCGGAATTCTGATCGGCATGCTTTTGCCAGCTGTTCAGCAAGTTCGCGAAGCAGCACGTCGCACACAATGCATGAACAACATGCGTCAGATTGCACTTGCTTGTTTGAACTTTGAAAGTGCTCACATGCGGTTCCCTACGGGTGCCCTTGGTGTCGCTGACCCAGTTCTTCCTGGTGTTGAACCACAACGTATGGGTCTGCTTGCACAGATCCTTCCACACATCGAAGCAAACAACGTTGCTGCCATGTGTGAGCCAAACCTGAGCACCAAGCGCTACGGCGATGACGGAGCTGGTTACGGTGTTTGGATTAACTACAACCTTGCCGGTGGAGCGACAACTCGCTTCGCAGCTCTTTACAACATTCCAGCTTTCCGCTGCCCAACGGATTCAGTTCCGTCAACTGACAAAACAGCTGACGTAACTCGCACCTACGGTGTTGGACCAAGTAGCGTTACTGTTACTTTGGGTGGCTGGGGCGACTGGTCAAGTAACCTGCTTGGCGAAGAGTACGGCCTGACAAACTACATCGGTGTCGCTGGTGTACTTGGTGATGACTCAAGCGAGTCTGACAACTGGAGTGCTCACGACGGAATGTTCCTTAACCGTAGCCGCACCACGTTCGGTCGCATGTCTGACGGATCAAGTAACATCATCATGATGGGCGAAGTTGTTACTGAGCCTCTTGATGAATGGCCTTGGCCCGGCGAAACTGTCGGTCGAGCCTGGATTGGTACTCACACGATCGGAACAGTATTCTGGCCCGATAGCAGTTGGGGACCGGCCCAGCTCTTCGAATACGCAAGCGGCCACCCAGGCACTGTTAGCTTCTCACGTGGCGATGGTTCAGTGGGTGCTGTTAGCGAAGACACTGACGCAACAGTCATTCGCAACATGTCTGGTATCGCAGACGGAACCGTTGCTTCGATCGACTAGTTTTACTTAAACTTTTAGAAAGTTATTGA is part of the Mariniblastus fucicola genome and harbors:
- a CDS encoding S41 family peptidase, which translates into the protein MNFLQTIPVWALLFFFFIAPSTHGQTQPPTPELSRLLEVCHIVADHHAEPPTMQQLVLLAAKSIHHSQETVSAKDLSQQISRLRTDQEFLSLLQSTIKNSDAFDATVAIENFLERIPGTGRLIDLEAAKHDVQAKPNGLVGVGIALSIEQNQPLISECFYGGPASIAGVKSNDTILEIDGKPTAGQSLNEIVSQLRGAADSKVALLLQHPTAGTRTVVVTRNVTFIPTVTGAFQNDDGKWNYRLKDHPELALLRIDRFGNGTAEELEKLSLLLDRTRPAGIILDLRAGGGALHDVVNVADKFLDAGRIGSTTIAEAETIHRSNDGCLFEDIPIVVLTSTTSSSSSAFLAAALQDRDRAVVVGEPTNGASYLRSQFDLNNGDKVIIPSGYIRRINGTKLFTLENPILITHNARRRMRDENFNRKSANMVFPNFVVFADRNTPELLAAVSKQPESKTHNDPILTNAVSVLRRMTGSTD
- the mtnC gene encoding acireductone synthase, whose product is MIEISADVILLDIEGTTSSIDFVHDVMFPFARKRVPGFVASNWDSPELNGCIELLSEDLGKESVAAWLSGNAESNQQSVIDAVVDMIDNDVKATGLKQLQGIIWKSGFHSGELVAHLYKDTAPALERWKDAGLDLRIYSSGSIAAQKLFFGHSVAGDLLHLFSANYDTTTGPKKEAESYHRIAADIGVDADQIVFVSDVPAELDAAAEAGFQTVLSLRPGNAVVENADDYQQIESFEQLLVAPNQLS
- a CDS encoding DUF1559 family PulG-like putative transporter, which translates into the protein MKRSQKRYGFTLVELLVVIAIIGILIGMLLPAVQQVREAARRTQCMNNMRQIALACLNFESAHMRFPTGALGVADPVLPGVEPQRMGLLAQILPHIEANNVAAMCEPNLSTKRYGDDGAGYGVWINYNLAGGATTRFAALYNIPAFRCPTDSVPSTDKTADVTRTYGVGPSSVTVTLGGWGDWSSNLLGEEYGLTNYIGVAGVLGDDSSESDNWSAHDGMFLNRSRTTFGRMSDGSSNIIMMGEVVTEPLDEWPWPGETVGRAWIGTHTIGTVFWPDSSWGPAQLFEYASGHPGTVSFSRGDGSVGAVSEDTDATVIRNMSGIADGTVASID